The following DNA comes from Occultella kanbiaonis.
ACGACGCGCGCTGGCGCCGGGCGCTGCCCTTCGGCGACGACACCGCGACCGTCACCGGAGCCACCACCCCGCCGATCCGCACCGTGGCCGAGGTGGCCCCGGTGAGCGTGCGGAACGACGCCGACGGCGCAGCCGTGATCGACTTCGGCCAGAACCTCGTGGGGCACCTTCGCCTGCGGATCCGGGGCGCCGCCGTCGGGCAGTTCATCGAACTGACCCACGCGGAGATCCTCGACGACGACGGCCGGCTGTACCTGGAGAACCTGCGCCGCGCCGAGGCACGCGACATCTACTACGCCCGCGGCGACGCCGAGGAGACGTTCGAACCCCGGTTCACGTTCCACGGGTTCCGGTACGCGCGGATCGCGGGACTCGGTGCCGAGCTGGACCCGGCGGACGTGCGCGCCGTGGTGATCTCCAGCGACCTCGAGGAGGTCGGCGCGTTCGACTGCGACAGCCCCGACGTGCTGCAGATCGTGTCCAACACCCGATGGAGCCAGCGCGGCAACTTCCTGTCCGTCCCGACCGACTGCCCGCAGCGGGACGAGCGGCTCGGCTGGCTCGCCGACGCCCAGGTGTTCGCGCCGACCGCTGCCCGGGCGAGCGACGTGTCCGCGTTCTTCGCCACCTGGATGGTGGACGTGGTGGCGGGGCAGAGCCCGGACGGCGCCTTCGGCGACATCGCCCCGGCCGGCCCGTGGATGGGGGAGGGGGCGCCCGCGTGGGGAGACGCCGGCACGATCATCCCGATGATGTTGTTCGACACGTACGGGGACCGGCGCCAGCTCGCGCAGTCCTACCCGGCGATGGTGCGCTGGGTCGAGCACATCCGCCGCGCGAACCCGGACCTGCTCTGGCGCGAACGGGTCGGGTCGAACTACGGCGACTGGCTGCACGCCGGTCCCGAGACCGCGCGGGACGTGCTCGCCACCGCGTACTTCGCGAACTCCGCCTCCCTGGTGGCGCGGGCCGCCGCCATCCTCGGCCACGCCGAGGACGAGCTTCGGTACACCTCGCTCGCCCAGGAGATCCGGGACGCGTTCGTGGCCGAGTTCGTGCGTGAGGGGATCATCACCTCGGACACCCAGACCTGCTACCTGCTCGCCCTCGACTACGACCTGCTGCCGGCGGACCAGGTGCCGGGCGCCGCGGACCGGCTCGTGCAGCTGGTCCGCGCGGCGGGGAACCGGCTCACCACCGGCTTCGTGGGGGTGTCGAAGATCTGCCGGGTGCTGAGCGCCCATGGCCACGACGACGTCGCCCACGCGCTCCTGGCCCAGGAGGAGTACCCGAGCTGGCTGTTCCCGATCCGGCACGGCGCCACCACGATCTGGGAGCGCTGGGACGGCTGGACGCCCGAGGGAGGATTCCAGTCCGCGAACATGAACTCCTTCAACCACTACAGCCTCGGCGCCGTGGTCGACTGGATCTATGCCACGCTCGGCGGCATCGACCGGGTACCCGGTTCGGTCGGCCACCGGGAGGTGCTCGTGCGGCCCCGCCCCGGCGCCGGCGTGAGCCGCGCCGCGGCCGGCCAGGAGACCCCGCTCGGCCGGGTCGCGACGTCCTGGGAACTCGTCGACGGCCGGTTCAGCCTGGACGTGGAGCTCCCGCCGGGCGCTCGTGGCGTGCTCTCCCTCCCGACGGCGGACCTCGCGTCCGTCTCCGACGGTGCCGGTGGGAGCGTGGCCGGGGAGGTCGCGGTCGGGCCGCACGGGGAGGTCGAGATCCGGGTCGGTGGCGGCCGGCACCGCGTGGTCGTGGACGGGGTGGCCCCGGGCGTGCCTGCCCCGGCCGGCACACCCCTTCGCGCCGCCCGGTGACCCGATCCTCGACCTAGTACGTCGCGGTCCGAGATCGGCCCTCGGCAGGGCCGATCTCGACCGTGCGGGCACTAGGTCACGCGGCCGGAGGCTCCGGCTCGGCGAGCAGCTCGGCCACCCGGCGCAGACCCAGCTCGGGGCTGGTCAGCACCGGCACCGCCACGTCCACGGTTGCGGCGGCCCCGGCCATCGAGGCCTGGGCGAGCACCACCACGTCCACGCGTGTGGCCCACTCGACGATCGCGGCGCCGACGAGCGCGTCGTGGCGCGCCCGGTCCCCGCCGGAGACGGCCTCGAACGCGCCCGCCACGATCACCTCGTGCAGCTCCGGGCCGGCCCCCGCCAGCGCGGCGCGCTCGCGCAGCAGGGCCGCCGTCGGGGCGAGCGTGGTGGGCAGCGTCGCGACCACGGCGATCCGAGAGCCCGAGGCGATGGCCTCGTCCGCCATCGCCTCGTCGATGCGCAGCACCGGGATGCCGAGCTCGGCCGCCAGACCGGCCGCGTACCCCGAGATCGACGAGCACGAGAAGACGACCGCGTCCGACCCGGCGGTGCGCGCGGCCCGGCCCAGGTCGAGCAGGCGCTCGCGGACCCCGGTGCCCTCGGCGTCGCGGCCGAGGTCGGCGACGATCTTGTCGTCGAGCAGGTGGTGGACCTCGGTGCCGGGCAGGTGCGTGGCGGCGAGCTCGGTGAACGTGCCGATCACGACGGCCCCGGTGTGGATGAACGAGATTCGGGTCATGGCTGTGCCTTCCTTGCCTTCTGGGCCGTGTTCGGAGGTGCTGGTCACCGCAGCCGCGGCAGCCAGACGGACATCTCGCCGGGGCCGCGGTTGGCCCACCGGGCGTACGGGACAAGCGTCAGCGGCAGCGGCACGGGCGACTCCTCACGCAGTTCGCCGTACAGCGAGCCGGCCGCGACCGGGCTCGGGATCCGGACGGCTTCGGTGTGCAGGGTGACGTAGTCGGTGAGGATGCCCGCGCCGTCGGCCTCGCTCCAGTGCGCCCCCGCCGGCACGTGGACGGACTCCACGCCCACGCCGTCGGGCAGGTCCGCGCTCTCCACGCAGTACACGAGGGGCCCGCGCATGATGGCCACCTGGTTCGTCGCCTCCTCCACGAAGTGGTGGGCGACCATCGTGCGCACCCGCAGCGGGATCTCGACGAGGATCTCCTCGTCGGACCAGGTGCGCTCGATCACCGCGTAACCGCCCTCGACGGCGGAGGTCGCCTCGCCGGCCACGCTCACCGTGGTCTCGGGTGCCCAACCGGGCACGCGCACGCGCACCGTGGCTCGCACCGGAGCCTGCGCCCGGACCCGGATCCGCACGGTGCCCTCGCTCGGGTACCGGGTGGTCTGCGTGACCTCGACGGGCACGCCGCCGATCGTGAGATTCGCGGTGCCGGGCAGGAACTGGTGCACCCAGAGCGCGTCGGTGCCCTGGGAGTAGGCGTAGTACGGCAGTTCCGCGATGACCCGCGCGATGTTCGGCGGGCAGCAGAAGCAGTTGGTCATGTACTCCTGGCGCAGCCGGTGGTCCGAGGCCGGGGGCGTGGTCCGCTCCGGGTCGCCCGCCCGCCGCATCTGGTACGGGAGGTCGCGCACCGCGCGCATCGGGTTCGTGTAGAAGTAGCTGGAGCCCTCCGCGCCGATCATCGCCGGCAGCGAGTTGAACAGGACCCGCTCGATCTCGTCGGCGTACTTGGCCTCGCCGGTCAGGGCGAGCATCCGCCAGGACCAGAGGACGAAGCCGAGCGTCGCGCAGGACTCGTTGTACGCCGTCGTCTGCGGCAGCTGGAACGGCCGACCGTAGGCCTGGTGCGTCTTCGTGATCGTGGAGTAGTCCTGCCCGGCGTCCGGCGAGGCACCGTCGTACACGGCGCCGCACCCGCCGGTCAGGTACAGCTTCGCGGAGACGACGTCCTGCCAGAGCGCCTCGACGGCCTCGCGGAAGGCCGGGTCGCCGGTCTCGAGGGCGTAGTCGGTCATGCCCGCGAACAGGTAGTTCGCGCGCACCGCATGCCCGGTCGCGACGTGCTGGGACTGAACCGGGTGGACGTCCTGGTTGTCGTCGCCGCCGGCCGAACCCTTGCCGCCGTGCAGCTCGAGCAGCCTGCGGGCGAGGTCGAGGTAGCGGGCGTCGCCGGTGCTGCGGTAGACCTCGATGGTGCCCATGTAGTGGGAGGGGCAGATGTTGCAGTCCGCGAGGGCGTCGGGCCGTTCCTGTGCGGCTCGGACGAGGAAGTCGGCGGCGCCGAGCGCGGCGGCGTAGTAGGTGTCGGAGCCGGTGAGCCGCTTGTGCAGGCAGCCGAGGGTCATCAGGTGGCCGAGGTTGTAGGTCTCGAACTGGAGCCGGTCGGTCAGCGGTGCGACATCCTCGCCCCGGTTCGCGGCGATGGTCGTCCTCGTGTGGACGTACCCGTCCGGTCGTTGCGCGGCGACGATGGCGTCCGCGGCGTCGGCGACCCGGCCGGCCAGGCCAGGCGCGTCCGGCTCGGCCACGACGGCGGCCTCGATCCACTTGTAGAGGTCGCCGTCCATGAACGGCGCGGCGTGGTGCTCGCCCTGCGCGCGGCCGGCCGCGATGCGGAAGTTCTCCACGGCGTGCGCGATCGCGGGGTCGAACATCAGGTCGCCCATCGAGGGGATGGTCACCTCGAGGGCGTTCGCGCGCAGCCGACCGAGCGGCCCGTGGGCGTCCATGGTCACCGACGACGGCGGGACCGAGGTCATCACGGCGTGCGGGCTGGCGGTGGTGTCGGTCAGCATCGGGCTGGCTCCTCCATCGGGTCGCTGGTGGTCGAAGCCCGGCCGAGCCGGACGTCCTCGAACAGGTCCTGGTGGCCCATCTGGCCGCCCTTGAGCACCATCGCGGCGCCGTCGTACGGATGCCCGGAGGCGTGGGCGCGGCACAGCACCACGTTGCCCCACGGGCGCGCGGAGATGGTCAGCGCGTCCACGTCGAGACCGCGGAGCAGGTGGCCGCTGGTGTCGCCCCCGCAGACCAGGAGCCGGGTGCGTGGCGCGGCGCGCAGCCGGGCCCGGCCGACCTCGGCGAGGTCGGCGACGACCCGGTCGGAGGGGACGGGCTCGCCGCCGGGAGTGGTCGAGTGGAACACCGTGTTCGCGCCACCGGCATGGGCTGCGACCGCCCGCTCGACGGCGCCCGGCTCGCGCAGGTCCACGGCCGTCCAGCCAGCCCTGGTCGCGGCCAGGATCTGCTCCCAGGTCCGGGCCGACCGGCTGCCGGAGAGCGCCAGAACGGCGCCTTCGGCCGGGACGACGGCGGAGCCCAGCCGGTCCTGCGCGGTCCGGTTCGTGTCGGGCCGGGCCCTCGCGAGGACGCGGCCAACGCCGAGGCTCAGGCCGCCGGCGCCGAGCACGAACCGGGGCCGGTCGCCCGGCAGGAGCAGGATCGCCGCGCCGGCCAGGTCGAGGTGGTCGGCGGTGAAGGCGTCCAGGACCACCGCGGCCGCGCCGGTGGCGGTGATCGCGAGGGCGACGGCGTCGGCCCGGCCGACCCGCGGCGCTTCCGCGGAAGCGTTGTCGGCGGTGAGCGCTTGCGCGGAAGCGGCTCCGGCGCGGTGCGAGCCGACCCGGGGGGCGACGCTCGCGCCCGACGCGGGCTCCGCCGTCGGACCGTAGTTGCGCCAGTCCAGCGCGGCGATCGGCAGGTCGGTCTGGGCGCCGAGATGGCGCACCAGGTCGGACTCGGTGCTCGGGGTGACCGGATGCGCCCTCATCGTGGGTTGCCGGTCGAGCCGGAACACCCGCTCGCCGTCGCTGGCGAAGTGGTGCCCGAAGAACGTGTAGCGGCCGAAGTCCGGCTGGGCGAACAGCACCGGGACCGGTCGCTGGCCGAACACCTCGCGCCCCAGTTCGAGGACGCGACCGAGGCTGCCGACAACCGGGGAGGAGTCCGCCGTCGAGCAGGCCTTGTACTGAACGATCGGGGCGCCGCGGCCGGCGAACCAGCGCAGCGCGGGGACCACCTCGGCGGCGAGCTCCTCGGTGGGCAGGGAGCGGGCGACGCCGGCGATGCCTACCACGTCGTGATCGTCGCCGAGGCGTTCGGCAGCGGCCACGGACGTGGCGAGCACGCCGGTGAGTCCGGCGGCGCGCAGCTGCAGCAGGGCATCCACCGAGCCGGTGAAGTCGTCCCCGTAGAAGCCGAGCCTCATCGGGGCGGCCCGAACGCGGTCAGGGCCGCCGCGAGCTCCGGCACGGACGCCGCGCGCGCCTCAAGGGTCTCGCCCGCGAGCGCCGCCGACCACGCCTCGCGCATGGCCCGGACCCCGGCCGCCGAGCCACCCGGGTGCCCGTGGATGCCGCCCCCGGCCAGGACCAGGAGCCGATCGGTGCCGACCCGTTCGTAGGTGCGCGTGGCCAGCGCGGCGGTCTGCCCGGAGGAGAGCACCGGGACCGCCTCGTACCCGCCGAGCAGCGGGGCGCGCACCGCCGCGATCGAGGCCAGGACCTGCTCGTCGCTCTCGTAGAACTTGTTGCTCAGCCCGTTCGTGTGCACGTGGTCGGAGCCGGCCAGGCGGGAGAGCTTCTGGAACACCATGAAGTCGATGCCGACCTGGGGCGAGCGCGAGTACGCGCCGAACATCGTGCGGTGGCCGTGGATCGGGAGCTCGGCGTGTGCGCGCAGGTACTGCAGCCCGGCCAGGCCGACGGTGTTCACGCAGATCATGACGCAGGTGCCGCCGGCGGCCTTCACGAGGTCGTGGTTGGCGGCCAGCCGATCGATGTCGTCGGTGATGTTGAACGCGTACATCGGCATCCGGCCGTTGCGGTCCGCGGCGCGATGCAGCGCGTCCGTCACCACGCGGACCCGCTCGGCCAGCGGCAGGTTCGGGGCGTTGCCCTGGAGCTCGTCGTCCTTGATGAAGTCGATGCCCGCGTCCGCGAGCTCGGTGACCAGCTCGCCCAGCTGCTCGGCGCTCAGCCCGATGCTCGGCTTGACGATCGTGCCCAGCAGCGGGCCCTGCGCGCGCCCGGTCAGTGCGAGGGTGCCGTCCCAGCCGAACGCCGGCCCGGGGTACCGCTCGGCGAACGCCGCCGGCAGGTCCAGGTCCACCAGGCGCAGCGCGCCCGCCTCCCGGATCTCGAACAGGTTCCCGGCCACGGCGGCGAGCAGGTTCGGGATCGACGGCCCGAAGTTGTGCAGGGGGAACTCGATGCTCACCCGCGCCCGGCGGGCCTCGCGCCAGTCCCCGGACGCACCGGGCAGCGGGGGCCGCCCGCTCAGCGGCAGCTCCTCGATCCCGACGACCCGCGCCGCGTACCGCCGTTTGAGCTCCTCGGTCTCGCGGGCCACCGCGACGAACGTGCCGCTCGACTGCTCGCTCGCCATCACCGCCGCGGTGCGCTCCAGGGGCATGGCGGTCTCGATCTCGTAGACCGCGGTGACAACGCTCATTCAGGCTCCTTCGCGCGGCCGGCCCGGCGCCCGGACCGACTCCGGTCAAGGTTATGCATGAATGACTGGACGTGCAAACACCGGTCAGCGCGGATCCCATCCGCCCAGGATGCGCGCAGGGTCGCGCAGCCGTTCGGCCTCGTCCGCTCCGAGCCGGCGGGCCACGGCAGATCGCATGCCCAGGTCGATCGGGTGCCCGTCGAGCGTGCTGCTGCCGCACTCGCGCAGGCGCAGCCGGCTCGTGTCCCAGCGTCCGGTGACGTCAGTGGTGACCCATCCGTCGGCGGCGATGTGGGCGTCCATGGCAGCATCGACGAACACCACCTCGCTCCCCGCGAACCGCGACAGTTCGACTCGGCTCAGGTAGCTGCTTCCGTCCGGCACGGTCGGCGCCCTGGTCAGCCTGACGTTGACGAACACGGCTCCCGGGCCGTCGTCGACATTGCGGATCTGGGTGTAGTAGCCGGGACCGAGTGCCTTGAGCTCGGTGTCCTCGATCAGGATGCCGCCGGTGCCCCAGACGAAGTCCACGTCGCCCTCGATGTAACTGTCGACGACGTAGCCGCTGCCCTGCAGGCGCAGCGTGTCCTGATGGCTGAGCAGTGAGACCCGCCGCAGCCTGATCCTCTTCCCGTTGCCACGGAACGCCTCCGCCTGTCCGCCGCCGACGGGGGTGCTGTTGCGGATCGTCAGATCCTCGACCGTCACGTCGTCGGCGTCGACTCCGACGACGGCGCGCCAGCAGTTGAACCGGTCGGACCGGTCCAGCACTCGCTTCGGGCAGCAGCTGGTATCGATAGGCTGCCCGCGCATCGCCGCGTCGCCGTTCAGCGGGTCGTTGTTCGGATAGTCGATCACCGTCCCGTGCCGGTCGGCGCCGCGGAGCGTGAGGTGCGGCCTGGTCGGTGGCACGTAGACGATCTCCCGGTAGGTTCCGGGGGAGATCGTGATCAGGACCTCGCGGCCGTTGCCCTCCGGTACCGAGTCGACGGCGCCCTGCACCGTGCAGAAGTCGCCGTGCCCGGCTGCATCCACCGTCAGTTCGGTCGCGCCGGGCAGGGCAGGTGTGCGGGTGTGGAAGTGCCAGCCGTCCTCGATGGTGATGCCGTCGTGCCCGTGCACGAAGCCCGGGTCCATCGTCACCACGAAGTCCTCGTCCGGATCGAGGGTGCGGTGCAGCGTGAGGAGGACCTCTTCGCCCTCGACGAGCACGGGATGGTAGTTCCACCAGTGGAGCTCGCCGTGATCGGACCGGGCGGAGCCGATCTGCCGGCGCCCGACCCCAGGGTCGGCCAGGTCGATCGTGTCCACCACCGTGCCGTCGCCGCGATGCACCCGCAGCCGGCCGCGCCGGCCGATCTCCACCGGGTGCTCGAACCGGAGGCGTAGCGGCGCGTCCACGCAGACGCCGTCGCCGGTCGGTGACACCCGCGCACCGCCACCGGTCGGCGGGGCGGTGGCCGCTTGCGGCCCCATCGTCACAGCGACCCGCGAGGGGGCCGGGAAGTGGCAGGCATAGGCGCACTATACGCATTTCGCGCTAGTCTGGATGCGCAGATCGCGCAGTTCGGCTGGAGGACGGTCCCGGACCGGACCGTTCCCCAACGGCGCTGCTGTCGATCCGCCCCCCTGCCCTCGAGAGGACGACGATGAGCGACGGCGGCACTGCCCGCACCGGGACCGTGGACCAACGCGCGGCCGAGATCCTGCGTCGGGTATCGCCTCCGGTGTTCGCCGACCGCGTCCTGGAGGTCACCGCGTTCGGGGCCGTCGGGGACGGGGCGAGCGACTGCACGGCCGCGATCGCGGCGGCGATATCGGCCTGTTCGAGGGCCGGCGGTGGGCGCGTGCTGGTGCCGGCCGGGAGGTTCCGGACCGGCCCCGTGCACCTGCTCGACGACGTCGAACTGCACCTGGCCGCCGGTGCGGTGCTGGCGTTCAGCCAGGAGTCCGCCGACTACCTGCCGGCGGTCCGCACCCGGTATGAGGGCGTGGACTGCTTCAACTATTCTCCGTTCCTCTACGCGATCGGTCGACGGAACATCGCCGTGACCGGAAGCGGGGTGGTGGACGGCGGTGCCGACGAGCAGCACTGGTGGAACTGGGTCAAGGCGCCGGCACCGCACGAGGGCCCTGCGAAGCAACGTCTCCTGGCCGCGGCGGCCGCCGGGGTGCCGATGGCGGAGCGGGTGTTCGGGGTGGGGGACCACCTGCGCCCGAACCTGCTCCAGTTCGTCGATTGCCAGAACGTACTCGTCTCGGGTGTCACGTTCCGCCGTTCGCCGATGTGGACCATCCATCCGCTCCGGTGCACGAACGTCACGATCCGCGGCGTCGTGGTGGACAGCCACGGACCGAACAACGACGGGTGCAACCCGGAGTCCTCGCGCGACGTGCTGATCGAGGACTGCACGTTCGATACCGGTGACGACTGCATCGCGATCAAGGCCGGCAAGGGGCCCGACGGGTGGCAGGCGGGGGAGTCCACGGCCGGCGTGGTGATCCGGGACTGTCGGATGCGGGCCGGTCACGGCGGCGTCACCGTGGGTAGCGAGACCAGTGGGGGCATCTCGGACGTGGTGGCCTACCGCTGCCGGATGTCCAGCCCGGACCTGGGCCGTGCCCTTCGGATCAAGTCCAATCCCGAGCGCGGCG
Coding sequences within:
- a CDS encoding alpha-L-rhamnosidase, which produces MTSAGPAATTSVLEPYALRVEHLENPIGLDEPRPRFAWRLRTSGAGTRQAGYRVVVSGGRGETAWDSGRVASDDQFEIGYAGVPLRPFTGYTWTVQVWDADGVAGAGAEGTFETGRLERPWVARWIGRDRRDRPAFLAPADDDLTWNTRGLPAPSLLRTTFDTARAVTFARLHITARGLYEARINGRLVHDTALNPGWTDYQRRIFYQTYDVTSVVRTGSNAIGVVLADGWWSGFVGYDARNAGRLYGTAPALLAELHLTLADGSTQVIRTDETWRESAGEWLHADLLMGEGVDARRRPEGWDAPGFDDARWRRALPFGDDTATVTGATTPPIRTVAEVAPVSVRNDADGAAVIDFGQNLVGHLRLRIRGAAVGQFIELTHAEILDDDGRLYLENLRRAEARDIYYARGDAEETFEPRFTFHGFRYARIAGLGAELDPADVRAVVISSDLEEVGAFDCDSPDVLQIVSNTRWSQRGNFLSVPTDCPQRDERLGWLADAQVFAPTAARASDVSAFFATWMVDVVAGQSPDGAFGDIAPAGPWMGEGAPAWGDAGTIIPMMLFDTYGDRRQLAQSYPAMVRWVEHIRRANPDLLWRERVGSNYGDWLHAGPETARDVLATAYFANSASLVARAAAILGHAEDELRYTSLAQEIRDAFVAEFVREGIITSDTQTCYLLALDYDLLPADQVPGAADRLVQLVRAAGNRLTTGFVGVSKICRVLSAHGHDDVAHALLAQEEYPSWLFPIRHGATTIWERWDGWTPEGGFQSANMNSFNHYSLGAVVDWIYATLGGIDRVPGSVGHREVLVRPRPGAGVSRAAAGQETPLGRVATSWELVDGRFSLDVELPPGARGVLSLPTADLASVSDGAGGSVAGEVAVGPHGEVEIRVGGGRHRVVVDGVAPGVPAPAGTPLRAAR
- a CDS encoding aspartate/glutamate racemase family protein, which produces MTRISFIHTGAVVIGTFTELAATHLPGTEVHHLLDDKIVADLGRDAEGTGVRERLLDLGRAARTAGSDAVVFSCSSISGYAAGLAAELGIPVLRIDEAMADEAIASGSRIAVVATLPTTLAPTAALLRERAALAGAGPELHEVIVAGAFEAVSGGDRARHDALVGAAIVEWATRVDVVVLAQASMAGAAATVDVAVPVLTSPELGLRRVAELLAEPEPPAA
- a CDS encoding glycoside hydrolase family 127 protein encodes the protein MLTDTTASPHAVMTSVPPSSVTMDAHGPLGRLRANALEVTIPSMGDLMFDPAIAHAVENFRIAAGRAQGEHHAAPFMDGDLYKWIEAAVVAEPDAPGLAGRVADAADAIVAAQRPDGYVHTRTTIAANRGEDVAPLTDRLQFETYNLGHLMTLGCLHKRLTGSDTYYAAALGAADFLVRAAQERPDALADCNICPSHYMGTIEVYRSTGDARYLDLARRLLELHGGKGSAGGDDNQDVHPVQSQHVATGHAVRANYLFAGMTDYALETGDPAFREAVEALWQDVVSAKLYLTGGCGAVYDGASPDAGQDYSTITKTHQAYGRPFQLPQTTAYNESCATLGFVLWSWRMLALTGEAKYADEIERVLFNSLPAMIGAEGSSYFYTNPMRAVRDLPYQMRRAGDPERTTPPASDHRLRQEYMTNCFCCPPNIARVIAELPYYAYSQGTDALWVHQFLPGTANLTIGGVPVEVTQTTRYPSEGTVRIRVRAQAPVRATVRVRVPGWAPETTVSVAGEATSAVEGGYAVIERTWSDEEILVEIPLRVRTMVAHHFVEEATNQVAIMRGPLVYCVESADLPDGVGVESVHVPAGAHWSEADGAGILTDYVTLHTEAVRIPSPVAAGSLYGELREESPVPLPLTLVPYARWANRGPGEMSVWLPRLR
- a CDS encoding four-carbon acid sugar kinase family protein is translated as MRLGFYGDDFTGSVDALLQLRAAGLTGVLATSVAAAERLGDDHDVVGIAGVARSLPTEELAAEVVPALRWFAGRGAPIVQYKACSTADSSPVVGSLGRVLELGREVFGQRPVPVLFAQPDFGRYTFFGHHFASDGERVFRLDRQPTMRAHPVTPSTESDLVRHLGAQTDLPIAALDWRNYGPTAEPASGASVAPRVGSHRAGAASAQALTADNASAEAPRVGRADAVALAITATGAAAVVLDAFTADHLDLAGAAILLLPGDRPRFVLGAGGLSLGVGRVLARARPDTNRTAQDRLGSAVVPAEGAVLALSGSRSARTWEQILAATRAGWTAVDLREPGAVERAVAAHAGGANTVFHSTTPGGEPVPSDRVVADLAEVGRARLRAAPRTRLLVCGGDTSGHLLRGLDVDALTISARPWGNVVLCRAHASGHPYDGAAMVLKGGQMGHQDLFEDVRLGRASTTSDPMEEPARC
- a CDS encoding RuBisCO large subunit C-terminal-like domain-containing protein; protein product: MSVVTAVYEIETAMPLERTAAVMASEQSSGTFVAVARETEELKRRYAARVVGIEELPLSGRPPLPGASGDWREARRARVSIEFPLHNFGPSIPNLLAAVAGNLFEIREAGALRLVDLDLPAAFAERYPGPAFGWDGTLALTGRAQGPLLGTIVKPSIGLSAEQLGELVTELADAGIDFIKDDELQGNAPNLPLAERVRVVTDALHRAADRNGRMPMYAFNITDDIDRLAANHDLVKAAGGTCVMICVNTVGLAGLQYLRAHAELPIHGHRTMFGAYSRSPQVGIDFMVFQKLSRLAGSDHVHTNGLSNKFYESDEQVLASIAAVRAPLLGGYEAVPVLSSGQTAALATRTYERVGTDRLLVLAGGGIHGHPGGSAAGVRAMREAWSAALAGETLEARAASVPELAAALTAFGPPR
- a CDS encoding pectinesterase family protein, with translation MSPTGDGVCVDAPLRLRFEHPVEIGRRGRLRVHRGDGTVVDTIDLADPGVGRRQIGSARSDHGELHWWNYHPVLVEGEEVLLTLHRTLDPDEDFVVTMDPGFVHGHDGITIEDGWHFHTRTPALPGATELTVDAAGHGDFCTVQGAVDSVPEGNGREVLITISPGTYREIVYVPPTRPHLTLRGADRHGTVIDYPNNDPLNGDAAMRGQPIDTSCCPKRVLDRSDRFNCWRAVVGVDADDVTVEDLTIRNSTPVGGGQAEAFRGNGKRIRLRRVSLLSHQDTLRLQGSGYVVDSYIEGDVDFVWGTGGILIEDTELKALGPGYYTQIRNVDDGPGAVFVNVRLTRAPTVPDGSSYLSRVELSRFAGSEVVFVDAAMDAHIAADGWVTTDVTGRWDTSRLRLRECGSSTLDGHPIDLGMRSAVARRLGADEAERLRDPARILGGWDPR
- a CDS encoding glycoside hydrolase family 28 protein encodes the protein MSDGGTARTGTVDQRAAEILRRVSPPVFADRVLEVTAFGAVGDGASDCTAAIAAAISACSRAGGGRVLVPAGRFRTGPVHLLDDVELHLAAGAVLAFSQESADYLPAVRTRYEGVDCFNYSPFLYAIGRRNIAVTGSGVVDGGADEQHWWNWVKAPAPHEGPAKQRLLAAAAAGVPMAERVFGVGDHLRPNLLQFVDCQNVLVSGVTFRRSPMWTIHPLRCTNVTIRGVVVDSHGPNNDGCNPESSRDVLIEDCTFDTGDDCIAIKAGKGPDGWQAGESTAGVVIRDCRMRAGHGGVTVGSETSGGISDVVAYRCRMSSPDLGRALRIKSNPERGGHIRDILFADIEVGEVRQAVLEVALDYGRVTAGGHPPYVCDIEVLRVTAEAAGCAVRLIGLPDAPIRRLRLRDCSFERLAGPDVVRHVVDADLGPGRGEPEQLPQR